From a single Aquarana catesbeiana isolate 2022-GZ linkage group LG09, ASM4218655v1, whole genome shotgun sequence genomic region:
- the SPRY3 gene encoding protein sprouty homolog 3, translating into MDISTGDIQQVLSLDQIRSIRANNDYVERPAVSFMQTWSNPSISQHAAKQEWSNDHLVSYNHQDLHRSQSHQHQSQHLIHDLSHSSTISSVSRSTTASDQRLLTGITPSNSGHSLMRTQPKDGDLKQDQFIKGIMEKSDRYMGHLFICEECGRCICDECTQVRKLPSCWICNQRCLCSAKNVIEYGTCLCCIKGLFYHCSSDDEDNCADNPCSCSQGSCCARWAVMSFLSFFMPCLCCYPPLKGCLSLCQKGYDKVKRPGCRCENHTNTVCRKISSSSGTPFPRPFDKPV; encoded by the coding sequence ATGGATATTTCAACTGGAGACATCCAGCAGGTTCTTTCCCTTGACCAAATTCGTTCCATCAGGGCAAACAATGATTACGTGGAGCGACCAGCTGTCTCATTTATGCAGACTTGGTCTAATCCTTCCATTTCCCAACATGCTGCAAAGCAAGAATGGTCTAATGACCACCTGGTGTCCTATAATCACCAGGATCTACATCGCAGCCAAAGTCATCAACACCAATCACAACATCTTATCCACGATCTAAGTCATTCCAGTACAATAAGCTCAGTTTCTCGGAGTACCACAGCATCAGACCAGAGACTACTAACTGGAATCACTCCATCCAATTCAGGGCATTCACTTATGAGGACACAGCCTAAGGATGGTGACCTGAAGCAAGACCAGTTTATTAAAGGGATAATGGAGAAGTCAGATAGATACATGGGCCATCTTTTCATCTGTGAGGAGTGTGGGCGTTGTATTTGTGATGAATGCACACAAGTTCGGAAACTCCCTTCTTGTTGGATTTGTAACCAGCGCTGCTTGTGCTCGGCCAAAAATGTCATTGAGTATGGAACTTGCCTTTGTTGTATCAAAGGCCTCTTCTACCATTGCTCTTCCGATGATGAGGACAACTGTGCTGACAACCCCTGCTCTTGCAGCCAGGGATCCTGCTGTGCTCGATGGGCAGTCATGAGCTTCCTTTCTTTCTTCATGCCCTGTCTTTGCTGCTACCCTCCTCTTAAAGGTTGCCTGTCACTCTGCCAGAAAGGCTATGACAAAGTAAAAAGACCAGGCTGTCGCTGTGAGAATCATACCAACACTGTCTGCAGGAAAATATCTTCATCTAGTGGCACACCATTCCCAAGGCCTTTTGACAAACCAGTATGA